A stretch of the Clavibacter sp. B3I6 genome encodes the following:
- a CDS encoding zinc-dependent metalloprotease, producing MADEPTPNPEDEFRRMLERFLGADGQIDPDKLAGAAGLPQDPEMVRQLLAQLQGALRSTGDGVDWKVAREGARQLAAAEQTQVTPASSAPLDQAFQVAALWLDEVTYVSQLTVSPRLITRAQWTELTMPVWTQLAEPVALSIADSLTEVLQQNAPEEMQGMVAGAGRMMRNLGGTLFAMQLGQVVGQLSTEVVSGGDVGIPLLDDQQAALLPQNVAAFGSGLDVPEDQVQIYLAVRELAHARLFRHARWLRLQLITSITEFAKGVHIDTERLESLAEGFDPSNPEELRQAMVDGSLIPPKTDAQLAALARLETMLALIEGWVDVVTAAATVRLPRASAIAETVRRRRATGGPAESAFATLVGLELRPRRLREAAAMWQAVSDGVGAEQRDALWSHPDVLPTSEDIDAPHALVARLTQGEPEPDEVDQALEDLLSGSDAGRPVEDGQGRATEPGEPTDEGTGDDRGEDPRPV from the coding sequence ATGGCCGACGAGCCCACCCCGAATCCCGAGGACGAGTTCCGTCGCATGCTGGAGCGCTTCCTCGGCGCCGACGGGCAGATCGACCCGGACAAGCTCGCGGGCGCCGCGGGCCTCCCGCAGGACCCGGAGATGGTCCGCCAGCTCCTCGCGCAGCTGCAGGGAGCGCTCCGCAGCACGGGCGACGGCGTCGACTGGAAGGTCGCCCGCGAGGGTGCGAGGCAGCTGGCCGCGGCCGAGCAGACCCAGGTCACGCCCGCATCCTCCGCGCCCCTCGACCAGGCCTTCCAGGTCGCGGCGCTCTGGCTCGACGAGGTCACGTACGTCAGCCAGCTCACGGTCTCGCCGCGCCTCATCACCCGCGCGCAGTGGACCGAGCTCACCATGCCCGTCTGGACGCAGCTCGCCGAGCCCGTGGCCCTCAGCATCGCCGACTCGCTCACCGAGGTGCTCCAGCAGAACGCCCCCGAGGAGATGCAGGGCATGGTCGCCGGCGCCGGCCGCATGATGCGGAACCTCGGCGGCACGCTCTTCGCGATGCAGCTCGGCCAGGTGGTCGGGCAGCTGTCCACCGAGGTCGTCTCGGGCGGCGACGTCGGCATCCCGCTCCTCGACGACCAGCAGGCCGCGCTCCTGCCGCAGAACGTGGCGGCGTTCGGATCCGGCCTCGACGTCCCCGAGGACCAGGTGCAGATCTACCTCGCCGTCCGCGAGCTCGCCCACGCCCGGCTGTTCCGCCACGCCCGCTGGCTGCGGCTGCAGCTCATCACCTCCATCACGGAGTTCGCGAAGGGCGTGCACATCGACACCGAGCGGCTCGAGTCGCTCGCCGAGGGCTTCGACCCGTCGAATCCCGAGGAGCTCCGCCAGGCCATGGTCGACGGATCCCTCATCCCGCCGAAGACCGACGCGCAGCTCGCGGCGCTCGCCCGGCTCGAGACCATGCTCGCGCTCATCGAGGGCTGGGTGGACGTCGTCACGGCGGCCGCCACCGTGCGCCTCCCGCGCGCGTCGGCCATCGCCGAGACCGTCCGCCGCCGACGCGCCACGGGCGGACCCGCCGAGTCCGCCTTCGCCACGCTCGTGGGCCTCGAGCTCCGGCCCCGCCGCCTCCGCGAGGCCGCGGCCATGTGGCAGGCCGTGTCCGACGGCGTCGGCGCCGAGCAGCGCGACGCCCTGTGGTCGCACCCCGACGTGCTGCCCACCTCCGAGGACATCGACGCCCCGCACGCGCTCGTCGCGCGGCTCACGCAGGGCGAGCCCGAGCCCGACGAGGTCGACCAGGCCCTCGAGGACCTGCTGAGCGGATCCGACGCCGGTCGTCCCGTGGAGGACGGCCAGGGCCGGGCGACCGAGCCCGGTGAGCCGACCGACGAGGGGACCGGCGACGACCGGGGCGAGGACCCGCGTCCGGTCTGA
- a CDS encoding PD-(D/E)XK nuclease family protein produces the protein MLALAVSRASRLVVLSATANDEEAPSPFLRLVPPAPGLAEAEAGAEAGRVAQDAPAALRIRPDHPLSLRGLVGALRRELAVVHRDAVLLDDGRVVSGDRTARRPADATRERGLAAASALARLAAEGVTGADPAEWYGLREPSTTEPVVDLSDPEARVPVSPSRLEAFERSPLNWFIDQASGGSTSTAMGIGTIVHAVMEEASLDPDADLRPPALEARLDERWGELPFESPWVGERERRQAGELIAGVSGYLRDFQADGGRMLAAEGSFELEVGVARLRGMIDRIELTKEGQVVIVDLKTGRRYPTRGEIPAHAQLGSYQLAFVEGSLEQVPVDAPSGGAKLLYVSGGTGGRPYRELPQEPLTREELDGFRTRIADAAQGMAGATFDGTPDLGERDPGSARRYRIHLVRAVSA, from the coding sequence ATGCTCGCGCTCGCCGTGTCGCGGGCGTCGCGCCTCGTCGTCCTCAGCGCCACCGCGAACGACGAGGAGGCGCCGTCGCCGTTCCTCCGGCTCGTGCCGCCCGCACCCGGGCTCGCCGAGGCGGAGGCGGGCGCCGAGGCCGGCCGCGTGGCGCAGGACGCGCCCGCCGCCCTGCGGATCCGGCCCGACCACCCGCTGTCGCTCCGGGGCCTCGTCGGCGCGCTCCGTCGCGAGCTCGCGGTCGTGCACCGCGACGCCGTGCTGCTCGACGACGGCCGGGTCGTCTCCGGCGACCGCACGGCCCGGCGTCCGGCGGACGCCACCCGGGAGCGCGGCCTCGCCGCCGCGTCCGCGCTGGCCCGGCTGGCCGCGGAGGGCGTGACGGGCGCCGATCCCGCGGAGTGGTACGGCCTGCGCGAGCCCTCCACCACGGAACCCGTCGTCGACCTCTCCGACCCCGAGGCGCGCGTGCCCGTGTCGCCGTCGCGGCTCGAGGCCTTCGAGCGCTCGCCGCTCAACTGGTTCATCGACCAGGCGTCCGGGGGATCCACGAGCACGGCCATGGGCATCGGCACCATCGTGCACGCGGTGATGGAGGAGGCGAGCCTCGACCCCGACGCCGACCTCCGCCCGCCCGCCCTCGAGGCCCGCCTCGACGAGCGCTGGGGCGAGCTGCCCTTCGAGTCGCCCTGGGTGGGGGAGCGCGAGCGGCGGCAGGCTGGCGAGCTCATCGCAGGCGTCAGCGGATACCTCCGCGACTTCCAGGCGGACGGCGGGCGCATGCTCGCGGCCGAGGGCTCCTTCGAGCTCGAGGTGGGCGTCGCGCGCCTCCGCGGCATGATCGACCGCATCGAGCTGACGAAGGAGGGCCAGGTGGTCATCGTCGACCTCAAGACCGGGCGGCGCTACCCGACGCGGGGCGAGATCCCCGCGCACGCGCAGCTCGGCTCCTACCAGCTGGCCTTCGTCGAGGGCTCGCTCGAGCAGGTGCCCGTCGACGCGCCGTCGGGCGGTGCCAAGCTGCTCTACGTCTCGGGCGGCACCGGCGGCCGGCCGTACCGCGAGCTGCCGCAGGAGCCGCTCACGCGCGAGGAGCTCGACGGCTTCCGCACCCGCATCGCGGACGCCGCCCAGGGCATGGCGGGAGCGACCTTCGACGGCACGCCGGACCTGGGGGAGCGGGACCCGGGATCGGCCCGGCGGTACCGGATCCACCTCGTGCGGGCGGTGTCGGCGTGA
- the nudC gene encoding NAD(+) diphosphatase produces MLDSFLSRLPLSREGVDRDGLRRDSPALFDELWADPATRVLALHGHRALGSAADGRAALDLLPVDRVTSAAIRIYLGRTTVAHEGEPVGTPVVAAVLSDAAALALEPAEERWLELRVTAVQLDDRDAALFTSALATANWHASHPFSPKTGEPTVVEQGGWVRRAPSDGSQVFPRTDAAVIMGVVDQDDRLLLGANAMWGGDRYSLLAGFVEPGESFEAAVKREVLEESGVTVEDPRYLGSQPWPFPASVMVGFLARVAASSGPATPDGTEIIDLRWFSREELRASLGEIALPGPSSIARAIIEEWYGGPLEDGEREW; encoded by the coding sequence GTGCTCGACAGCTTCCTCTCCCGCCTGCCCCTGTCCCGCGAGGGCGTCGACCGCGACGGCCTGCGCCGCGACTCGCCGGCCCTGTTCGACGAGCTCTGGGCGGATCCCGCCACGCGCGTCCTCGCCCTGCACGGCCACCGCGCGCTGGGATCCGCGGCGGACGGCCGCGCCGCGCTCGACCTCCTCCCGGTGGACCGCGTGACGTCGGCGGCCATCCGCATCTACCTCGGCCGCACCACGGTCGCGCACGAGGGCGAGCCCGTCGGCACGCCCGTCGTCGCCGCGGTCCTCAGCGACGCCGCCGCGCTCGCGCTCGAGCCCGCGGAGGAGCGCTGGCTGGAGCTGCGGGTCACCGCCGTCCAGCTCGACGACCGCGACGCGGCGCTCTTCACGAGCGCGCTCGCCACCGCGAACTGGCACGCGTCGCACCCCTTCTCCCCGAAGACGGGCGAGCCGACCGTCGTCGAGCAGGGCGGCTGGGTGCGCCGCGCGCCGTCCGACGGCTCGCAGGTCTTCCCGCGCACCGACGCCGCCGTCATCATGGGCGTCGTCGACCAGGACGACCGCCTGCTCCTCGGCGCCAACGCCATGTGGGGCGGCGACCGCTACTCGCTGCTCGCCGGCTTCGTCGAGCCGGGGGAGTCGTTCGAGGCCGCCGTGAAGCGCGAGGTGCTCGAGGAGTCCGGCGTCACCGTCGAGGACCCGCGCTACCTCGGCAGCCAGCCGTGGCCGTTCCCGGCCTCCGTGATGGTCGGCTTCCTCGCGCGCGTCGCCGCCTCGAGCGGACCCGCCACGCCGGACGGCACCGAGATCATCGACCTGCGCTGGTTCAGCCGCGAGGAGCTGCGGGCGTCGCTCGGCGAGATCGCGCTGCCCGGCCCGTCGTCCATCGCGCGCGCCATCATCGAGGAGTGGTACGGCGGTCCCCTCGAGGACGGCGAGCGGGAGTGGTGA
- a CDS encoding phosphotransferase produces the protein MARSHLTLAALATSAVAGLDVVRSSPFTAGGAGDFDSALVTTKDQRELLVRVPTTQAAESEQSADLVALRALSTGIRSRLPFRVPEFLGQAPIKPTRGFVYGHVPGRVISLDEIPAGDGLARSIGAAVSAVHSLPTGFVADAGLPVLSAAEIHSQTAALIDRAAATALVPSLLLTRWEEALDDASLWQFQPTVVNGAVQASSFLVEGDDVTGMIGWSELRVADPAHDLHWVLGARAEHVAESVFRAYNAAHHVTVDRQLKQRALLYAELEIARWLLHGTESRNQGIIDDAVNMLSALVDTVRADEGHRIAHETLPVMDVDQVEEMLDSRPQPTIGPDGPRDPSGVRAPDHSATRSSSE, from the coding sequence ATGGCCAGATCCCACCTCACTCTAGCCGCGTTGGCGACCTCGGCCGTCGCGGGGCTCGACGTGGTCCGCAGCTCCCCGTTCACGGCCGGCGGCGCGGGCGACTTCGACTCCGCGCTGGTCACCACGAAGGACCAGCGCGAGCTCCTCGTGCGCGTCCCGACCACGCAGGCGGCCGAGTCCGAGCAGTCCGCGGATCTCGTGGCGCTCCGGGCGCTGAGCACCGGGATCCGCTCGCGCCTGCCGTTCCGGGTGCCCGAGTTCCTGGGGCAGGCGCCCATCAAGCCCACGCGCGGCTTCGTCTACGGCCATGTGCCCGGCCGGGTCATCTCGCTCGACGAGATCCCCGCGGGCGACGGCCTCGCGCGCTCCATCGGCGCGGCCGTCTCGGCCGTGCACAGCCTGCCGACCGGGTTCGTCGCCGACGCCGGGCTCCCCGTGCTCTCGGCCGCCGAGATCCACAGCCAGACCGCCGCCCTCATCGACCGGGCCGCGGCCACCGCGCTCGTGCCGAGCCTCCTGCTCACCCGGTGGGAGGAGGCCCTCGACGACGCGTCGCTGTGGCAGTTCCAGCCGACGGTCGTCAACGGCGCCGTGCAGGCCTCCTCGTTCCTCGTCGAGGGCGACGACGTGACGGGGATGATCGGCTGGTCGGAGCTCCGCGTGGCCGACCCCGCCCACGACCTGCACTGGGTGCTGGGCGCGCGCGCCGAGCACGTCGCGGAGAGCGTGTTCCGGGCGTACAACGCCGCGCACCACGTGACGGTCGACCGCCAGCTCAAGCAGCGCGCGCTGCTCTACGCCGAGCTCGAGATCGCCCGCTGGCTGCTGCACGGCACCGAGAGCCGCAACCAGGGCATCATCGACGACGCCGTGAACATGCTCAGCGCGCTCGTCGACACGGTGCGCGCCGACGAGGGGCACCGCATCGCCCACGAGACGCTGCCCGTGATGGACGTCGACCAGGTCGAGGAGATGCTCGACTCCCGACCTCAGCCCACCATCGGCCCCGACGGCCCGCGCGACCCCTCCGGCGTCCGCGCGCCCGACCACAGCGCCACGAGGTCCTCCTCGGAGTAG
- a CDS encoding ferritin-like fold-containing protein, whose amino-acid sequence MFGRRSTTIDAPRVRSRGESKRRSSAPTVSVDDFSPDTLRFLGAVAYLQLTVFEALSRAVTEAPDLAGKEAVSTAAGIALGKHQALAAEIKRLDGDPSIVMEPHRGAFDRFTATVAGGDWYESLLSSYITTGLLDDFFVRLASGLPSDQRHRVVVLLSSGVGQQGIVDAVRAGIRRDPRLASRLAMWGRRLVGDTLLVAGTAMRASLADPDDARVHLEPVFAGIITAHTRRMDALGLTA is encoded by the coding sequence ATGTTCGGACGCCGGTCGACGACGATCGACGCGCCCCGGGTCAGGTCCCGCGGCGAGTCGAAGCGCCGCTCCTCCGCGCCGACCGTGAGCGTCGACGACTTCTCGCCCGACACCCTCCGCTTCCTCGGCGCGGTCGCCTACCTGCAGCTGACCGTCTTCGAGGCCCTGTCGCGCGCCGTCACCGAGGCGCCCGACCTCGCGGGCAAGGAGGCGGTCTCGACCGCCGCCGGCATCGCGCTGGGGAAGCACCAGGCGCTCGCCGCGGAGATCAAGCGGCTGGACGGCGACCCGAGCATCGTCATGGAGCCCCACCGGGGCGCCTTCGACCGCTTCACCGCCACCGTCGCCGGCGGCGACTGGTACGAGAGCCTGCTCTCCTCCTACATCACCACCGGGCTGCTCGACGACTTCTTCGTGCGGCTCGCCTCGGGCCTGCCGTCGGACCAGCGGCACCGCGTGGTCGTGCTGCTCTCCTCGGGCGTGGGCCAGCAGGGGATCGTCGACGCCGTGCGCGCCGGCATCCGGCGCGATCCCCGTCTCGCCTCCCGCCTCGCCATGTGGGGCCGGCGCCTCGTGGGCGACACGCTCCTCGTCGCGGGCACGGCCATGCGCGCGTCGCTCGCCGACCCGGACGACGCGCGCGTGCACCTCGAGCCCGTGTTCGCCGGCATCATCACGGCGCACACCCGGCGGATGGACGCGCTCGGGCTCACGGCCTGA
- a CDS encoding 3'-5' exonuclease encodes MAYEETIADEAAATAAWFADRLRQAGSDGRPRSAAMLCRSLKTIEPFTTALADRGVPFRVLGLGGLLDQPAVVDLVCVLRVLHDPTAGSELVRLLTGARWRVGTRDVHALSRVASWLMSRDHAQKELAEDVRKGLRASVVPDEVGSVVDALDFVAGAPEGHRALEAFSVEGLSRLRACGRQLQVLRSRVGLDLVDLVTVVQQELLLDIEVAANETDPLGRASLEAFTEQVAGYLQGDSAGTLGPFLAWLAEAERRDNLAPRTEEPEPGTVQILTIHGSKGLEWDVVAVPRMVDGELPGTLREKRGWVAFGALPFEFRGDSAELPSLAWRGAETQKEFAEAMEAFGEELEERNAAEQRRLAYVAITRTRSDLLLTGSFWSTQQKPRGPGTFLREIQEVGLIAADALPEAPELEENPLEPGSARVAWPLPPLGPREARVRAAAEAVAVADPGAETVWTRDIDLLLAERDARARDAELVDLPTRIPASRFKDFVSDPAGVAARLRRPMPERPYRQTRLGTLFHGWVEARYGPAGTGDVIDASGIELDQDPTEPPVEQEDLDRLRAVFEASEWASRKPEEVEVEIHMELAGQVVICKIDAVFLIDGRYRVVDWKTGRTPKDAADLELKQLQLALYRLAFAKWRGIDPDLIDAEFYFVAEDRSLKPERLYSEEDLVALWSGARTPEGSRGPSGPMVG; translated from the coding sequence GTGGCCTACGAGGAGACCATCGCCGACGAGGCCGCGGCGACGGCCGCGTGGTTCGCCGACCGGCTCCGGCAGGCGGGATCCGACGGCCGCCCCCGCTCGGCCGCGATGCTGTGCCGCTCGCTCAAGACCATCGAGCCGTTCACCACGGCCCTCGCCGACCGCGGCGTGCCGTTCCGCGTGCTGGGCCTCGGCGGCCTCCTCGACCAGCCGGCCGTCGTCGACCTCGTGTGCGTCCTCCGCGTGCTGCACGACCCCACCGCGGGCAGCGAGCTCGTGCGCCTCCTCACGGGCGCGCGCTGGCGCGTCGGCACCAGGGACGTGCACGCGCTGTCCCGCGTCGCCTCGTGGCTGATGTCCCGGGACCACGCGCAGAAGGAGCTGGCCGAGGACGTGCGGAAGGGCCTCCGCGCGTCCGTCGTCCCGGACGAGGTCGGCTCCGTCGTCGACGCGCTCGACTTCGTCGCCGGCGCCCCCGAGGGCCACCGCGCGCTCGAGGCGTTCAGCGTCGAGGGGCTCTCCCGGCTCCGCGCCTGCGGCCGCCAGCTGCAGGTGCTCCGGTCCCGCGTCGGGCTCGACCTGGTCGACCTCGTCACGGTCGTGCAGCAGGAGCTGCTGCTCGACATCGAGGTCGCCGCGAACGAGACGGATCCGCTCGGCCGCGCGAGCTTGGAGGCCTTCACCGAGCAGGTGGCCGGCTACCTCCAGGGCGACTCCGCCGGCACGCTCGGCCCCTTCCTCGCCTGGCTCGCCGAGGCGGAGCGGCGCGACAACCTCGCGCCGCGCACCGAGGAGCCGGAGCCCGGCACGGTGCAGATCCTCACCATCCACGGCTCCAAGGGGCTCGAGTGGGACGTGGTCGCGGTCCCGCGCATGGTCGACGGCGAGCTGCCCGGCACGCTGCGGGAGAAGCGGGGCTGGGTCGCTTTTGGCGCCCTGCCGTTCGAGTTCCGCGGCGACTCCGCGGAGCTGCCGTCGCTCGCCTGGCGCGGGGCCGAGACGCAGAAGGAGTTCGCCGAGGCCATGGAGGCGTTCGGCGAGGAGCTCGAGGAGCGCAACGCCGCCGAGCAGCGGCGGCTCGCGTACGTCGCCATCACGCGCACGCGCTCCGACCTGCTCCTCACCGGGTCGTTCTGGTCCACGCAGCAGAAGCCGCGGGGGCCCGGGACGTTCCTGCGCGAGATCCAGGAGGTCGGGCTGATCGCCGCGGACGCGCTGCCCGAGGCGCCCGAGCTCGAGGAGAACCCGCTCGAGCCGGGGAGCGCCCGCGTCGCCTGGCCGCTCCCGCCGCTCGGCCCCCGCGAGGCCCGGGTGCGCGCGGCCGCCGAGGCCGTGGCCGTCGCCGACCCGGGGGCCGAGACCGTCTGGACGCGCGACATCGACCTCCTCCTCGCCGAGCGCGACGCCCGTGCACGGGACGCCGAGCTCGTCGACCTGCCCACGCGCATCCCCGCATCCCGCTTCAAGGACTTCGTGAGCGACCCCGCGGGCGTCGCCGCCCGGCTCCGCCGCCCGATGCCGGAGCGCCCGTACCGGCAGACCCGCCTCGGCACGCTCTTCCACGGCTGGGTCGAGGCGCGCTACGGCCCCGCGGGCACGGGCGACGTCATCGACGCGTCCGGCATCGAGCTCGACCAGGACCCGACCGAGCCGCCCGTGGAGCAGGAGGACCTCGACCGGCTCCGCGCCGTCTTCGAGGCGAGCGAGTGGGCGAGCCGGAAGCCGGAGGAGGTCGAGGTCGAGATCCACATGGAGCTCGCCGGCCAGGTGGTCATCTGCAAGATCGACGCCGTGTTCCTCATCGACGGCCGCTACCGCGTCGTCGACTGGAAGACGGGGCGCACCCCGAAGGACGCGGCCGACCTCGAGCTCAAGCAGCTGCAGCTCGCGCTCTACCGCCTCGCCTTCGCGAAGTGGCGGGGCATCGACCCGGATCTCATCGACGCGGAGTTCTACTTCGTGGCCGAGGACCGGTCGCTGAAGCCGGAGCGGCTCTACTCCGAGGAGGACCTCGTGGCGCTGTGGTCGGGCGCGCGGACGCCGGAGGGGTCGCGCGGGCCGTCGGGGCCGATGGTGGGCTGA
- a CDS encoding UvrD-helicase domain-containing protein, producing the protein MSGVDAVRDAGAAAAGPISARRIAETLGLPSPTEQQRRVIESPLEPGLVVAGAGSGKTETMASRVVWLLANGHVGVEEILGLTFTRKAAGELGVRIRARIEQLQQAGLAAAPADAFATPTVQTYNAFANGIFRDSATLIGRESESVVLTEASAWQLARRLVVESTDPRLLELGRGVDPITQAVISLSRAMSENVADPGEVVRLAGAFARLEELPFGSARIRKAPAAEAVAAVGALPPLVDLAVRFQEEKTRRGLVEYSDQVAFALAICERVPQVVAEHRARFRVVLLDEYQDTSVVQTRLLATLFGGTPVMAVGDPHQSIYGWRGASAANLARFGADFAPEGASGADVPVYALSTSWRNPGSVLGAANRIVEPLTAASRIPVRAPGAPP; encoded by the coding sequence GTGAGCGGCGTGGACGCGGTCCGGGACGCGGGCGCGGCGGCCGCCGGCCCCATCAGCGCCCGACGCATCGCGGAGACGCTCGGCCTGCCGAGCCCCACCGAGCAGCAGCGGCGCGTCATCGAGTCGCCGCTCGAGCCGGGCCTCGTCGTCGCGGGCGCCGGCAGCGGCAAGACCGAGACCATGGCGAGCCGCGTGGTGTGGCTCCTCGCGAACGGGCACGTGGGCGTCGAGGAGATCCTCGGCCTCACCTTCACGCGCAAGGCCGCGGGGGAGCTGGGGGTGCGGATCCGCGCGCGCATCGAGCAGCTGCAGCAGGCCGGGCTCGCGGCCGCGCCGGCCGACGCGTTCGCCACGCCCACCGTCCAGACCTACAACGCCTTCGCGAACGGCATCTTCCGCGACAGCGCGACGCTCATCGGCCGCGAGTCGGAGTCCGTCGTGCTCACGGAGGCGTCCGCGTGGCAGCTCGCGCGCCGACTCGTCGTCGAGAGCACCGACCCCCGGCTCCTCGAGCTCGGACGCGGCGTCGATCCCATCACGCAGGCCGTCATCTCCCTCAGCCGGGCGATGAGCGAGAACGTCGCCGACCCGGGCGAGGTCGTGCGCCTGGCCGGGGCGTTCGCGCGCCTCGAGGAGCTGCCGTTCGGATCCGCGCGCATCCGGAAGGCGCCCGCGGCCGAGGCCGTCGCCGCGGTGGGCGCGCTCCCGCCGCTCGTCGACCTCGCCGTGCGGTTCCAGGAGGAGAAGACCCGGCGCGGGCTCGTGGAGTACAGCGACCAGGTCGCCTTCGCGCTCGCGATCTGCGAGCGGGTGCCGCAGGTCGTCGCCGAGCACCGCGCGCGCTTCCGCGTCGTCCTGCTCGACGAGTACCAGGACACCTCCGTCGTGCAGACCCGGCTCCTCGCCACGCTCTTCGGCGGCACGCCCGTCATGGCGGTGGGGGATCCGCACCAGTCCATCTACGGCTGGCGCGGCGCGAGCGCGGCCAACCTCGCGCGCTTCGGCGCCGACTTCGCACCCGAGGGGGCGTCCGGCGCGGACGTGCCCGTCTACGCGCTCTCCACCAGCTGGCGGAACCCCGGCTCCGTGCTCGGCGCGGCGAACCGCATCGTCGAGCCGCTCACGGCCGCGTCCCGGATCCCGGTTCGCGCGCCTGGAGCCCCGCCCTGA
- a CDS encoding ATP-dependent helicase: MTDQLVPGTPGPDPYGSRAPGGSAAGSVPGTAGLAPLVPVEATEEGPTAETLLEALDDQQRLAAQALLGPVVVLAGAGTGKTRAITHRIAYGIQAGVYPPNRVMALTFTSRAAAELRGRLRELGAGPVAARTFHAAALKQLNFFWPQVVGGTMPRLIESKGRMLGHAAESLRLRLDTAALRDMAAEVEWRKVSMISIEQYGLAARTTRTLPPKLDPDQAVALLQAYEDIKDQRRQLDFEDVLLATAGMIEAEPWVAQQVREQYRFFVVDEYQDVSPLQQTILDLWMGDRRDLCVVGDASQTIYSFAGAKSAYLLDFASRFPEATVVRLERNYRSTSGITEAANRLMRGRPGALTLVSADADPDGDGTGAVRSGRGSAAVPGRGEGFRAPQVSAFPSDGAEARAIAGAVAQQIASGIAPEDIAVLYRMNGQSAVLEQALGDAGVSYQVRGSQRFFDRPEIKQALLALRGASVSISGEPLFKSVSDVLRGLGWSQQPPEQPGAVRDRWESLDAIMGLAERMPAGSTFRAFTDELLERQAGQHEPTVSAVTLATLHSAKGLEWEHVYLMGLSEGLVPISYAQTLEAVDEERRLLYVGITRARSGLRLSWSRSGPQRSGQREPSRFLAELDTRIAGGGATRGA, from the coding sequence GTGACCGACCAGCTCGTCCCCGGGACGCCCGGGCCCGACCCCTACGGATCGCGCGCACCGGGCGGATCCGCCGCCGGCTCCGTGCCGGGGACCGCGGGCCTCGCGCCCCTCGTCCCCGTCGAGGCCACGGAGGAGGGGCCTACCGCCGAGACCCTCCTCGAGGCGCTCGACGACCAGCAGCGGCTCGCCGCGCAGGCGCTCCTCGGGCCCGTCGTCGTCCTCGCGGGCGCCGGCACGGGCAAGACGCGCGCCATCACGCACCGGATCGCGTACGGGATACAGGCGGGCGTCTACCCGCCCAATCGGGTGATGGCGCTGACCTTCACCTCGCGCGCCGCGGCGGAGCTGCGCGGACGCCTGCGGGAGCTCGGCGCGGGACCCGTCGCCGCCCGCACGTTCCACGCCGCCGCCCTCAAGCAGCTCAACTTCTTCTGGCCGCAGGTGGTCGGCGGCACCATGCCCCGACTCATCGAGAGCAAGGGGCGGATGCTCGGCCACGCCGCCGAGTCCCTCCGCCTCCGCCTCGACACGGCGGCCCTCCGCGACATGGCCGCCGAGGTCGAGTGGCGCAAGGTCTCGATGATCTCGATCGAGCAGTACGGGCTCGCCGCGCGCACCACCCGCACGCTGCCGCCGAAGCTCGACCCCGACCAGGCCGTCGCGCTCCTCCAGGCCTACGAGGACATCAAGGACCAGCGCCGCCAGCTCGACTTCGAGGACGTGCTGCTCGCGACGGCCGGCATGATCGAGGCGGAGCCGTGGGTCGCGCAGCAGGTGCGCGAGCAGTACCGCTTCTTCGTGGTCGACGAGTACCAGGACGTCTCGCCGCTGCAGCAGACGATCCTCGACCTCTGGATGGGCGACCGCCGCGACCTCTGCGTGGTCGGCGACGCCAGCCAGACCATCTACTCGTTCGCGGGCGCGAAGAGCGCCTACCTCCTCGACTTCGCGTCGCGCTTCCCCGAGGCGACCGTGGTGCGGCTGGAGCGGAACTACCGGTCGACGTCCGGCATCACGGAGGCCGCGAACCGGCTGATGCGCGGCCGCCCGGGGGCCCTCACGCTCGTCTCGGCGGACGCGGACCCCGACGGCGACGGCACGGGCGCCGTCCGCTCGGGGCGCGGATCCGCCGCCGTGCCCGGTCGCGGCGAGGGCTTCCGCGCGCCCCAGGTGAGCGCGTTCCCGTCCGACGGCGCGGAGGCGCGGGCGATCGCGGGGGCCGTCGCGCAGCAGATCGCCTCCGGCATCGCGCCCGAGGACATCGCGGTGCTGTACCGGATGAACGGCCAGTCGGCCGTGCTCGAGCAGGCGCTCGGTGACGCGGGCGTGAGCTACCAGGTGCGCGGATCCCAGCGCTTCTTCGACCGGCCGGAGATCAAGCAGGCGCTCCTCGCGCTCCGCGGCGCCTCCGTCTCGATCTCCGGCGAGCCCCTCTTCAAGTCGGTGAGCGACGTGCTCCGCGGCCTCGGCTGGAGCCAGCAGCCGCCCGAGCAGCCGGGCGCCGTGCGCGACCGCTGGGAATCCCTCGACGCGATCATGGGCCTCGCGGAGCGCATGCCCGCGGGCAGCACGTTCCGCGCCTTCACCGACGAGCTGCTCGAGCGCCAGGCCGGGCAGCACGAGCCGACCGTCTCCGCCGTCACGCTCGCGACGCTGCACTCCGCCAAGGGCCTCGAGTGGGAGCACGTGTACCTGATGGGGCTCAGCGAGGGGCTGGTGCCGATCAGCTACGCGCAGACGCTCGAGGCCGTGGACGAGGAGCGGCGCCTCCTCTACGTGGGGATCACGCGCGCCCGATCCGGGCTGCGGCTCTCCTGGAGCCGGAGCGGACCGCAGCGGTCGGGTCAGCGGGAGCCGTCGCGGTTCCTGGCAGAGCTCGACACCCGCATCGCGGGTGGGGGCGCGACGCGCGGCGCGTGA
- a CDS encoding DUF3107 domain-containing protein, protein MEIRIGLVNTARELSFTSKQTPEEVQETVTAAVRDGAPFISFTDEKGATHLAVTAHLAYVELGSADAPRIGFVR, encoded by the coding sequence GTGGAAATCCGTATCGGCCTCGTCAACACCGCCCGCGAGCTCTCCTTCACCAGCAAGCAGACGCCCGAGGAGGTCCAGGAGACCGTCACCGCGGCCGTCCGCGACGGCGCGCCCTTCATCTCCTTCACCGACGAGAAGGGCGCCACCCACCTCGCGGTCACCGCCCACCTCGCCTACGTGGAGCTCGGCAGCGCCGACGCCCCGCGCATCGGCTTCGTCCGCTAG